The Syngnathus acus chromosome 2, fSynAcu1.2, whole genome shotgun sequence genomic interval AACCTATGCATATCTTTTGATTTGGTAAATTTGATAGGGTGAGGGAGATCCACGTGATGGAAATTCAACACCACAACTTTTAATAGTCACAACTTAAAATTTGATGCTTGGATATATTTGACATATATTGCAGGAGTGGCATGCTCACCGTTCTCAATGTTAAGTGGGAAGGATTCCAGTATGTCACCATTATATCTGCCTGCTCTGTAGCCCAGTGCTGTGGAAACCCTGTGAAACAACGAAGGGAGCATCAGAATAAATGCATATCACACATTATTGTAGTGAATCACATTTTACATACGTGTTGGTTTCAACAGAGTTCGGGTTGCAGTTGATGCTTGCGGAGTTGCTCGGCGTCATGTTGCTCTGAAAGACGGCATTGCTGAAGGTGTTGGCGTGCTCAGTGGCCCGGATGTACGAGTAGAATGGGTTGCTGGGAGAGCAGACGGGCATTTGCTTGGGCCTCACGGGCTTGGCTGGGGGTGACACGAGTACGATTGTTATCAAAGTGCATCACTTGCTAAACACATTCGTTAAGCGtccattttctcttctttcatGCTCAGAAACCAAACACACAATAGAACCAGTACCAATCTGCGCGGCATGAGGGCGTCGCATGGCGTTTTTGGCCCTCATGGCGTCCTTGATGCGGTCGACTTCCTGCTGGTAGCGACGGCGGTCCATCATGGCGCCCTCCTTAGCGTCCCTCAGTGCAGTCTCCAGGGCCTTAACTCTCTCAGCAGTAGACCGAAGACGTTTCTCCAGCTTTGGAAGCTCACAACGCAGATCTGCATTGTCACGAACCAGCTGAAAAGtcgtgagagagagagggacaAACTTGAGTGCTACGCATGTCTCTCGAAGCAcatagaaataaaagaaatatctGCCACATGTGTTTCTTACCTGTTTGTGAACCTTTGTAAGTTGGTCCAGGTTATTCTCAAGAAAGGAAATCTTCTGCTTCTGGGTGCAAGACCCCCCGCTATCATCAGGTTCCATTTCGGAACTCTGTACATTGGAGTGTTTATGAAAGTCTACTTCAAATAAACCTCTCAACATAATGGTGATCAAGTGTCGCATCATTTGTAAATGCAGTGGCTAACACTAACTAGCCACAACATTGGGTGCACCAGGCTGCCATTACAAATACTATAGGATTGGTGGAGGCTATTGGAGAGACTTTTATACAGGCCGACTTTTTGGAAGCTATCAGTTTGTGCAGCTATACCAAATGATGTGATGTTAGTAATGTTGAACTCTTAAGAGAGTATGCTGACTTACTTTTTTAACCCGCGACGTGAGGTCTTGAACAAACAGCTTGCGAAGGTTGTGGAGGGTCTGGAGCTCACGGGCCTAGGGCAAGGACGGGTGAAGCGAGGATTAGAAGGCTATACGTGGAAAATCCGATATTCCAGAAAGGATATGAAGGAATAGCATGGGCTTGTGTCAGAAGATGAAGTTGGTTTGAGGTTTACTCACAACAGTCTCCTCCAGACCCTTCAGGTCCTGTTTAGTCTGCTCATGGCGCTCGTGCAGGAAtctgaaaaatattattatatacagtatttaaaaactaacaaaatattacaggttaaaaaaacagatattTGACACTAATATTGAACATGTCTTTCAGTTGAGTGACTTACGAGAGCTCCTCCAGGCGCTCGCTCTTGGAGGTATCCTGACTTTTCAGACGTTCAAAGTCGGAGCGAACCTGAGCCAACTCCAGCTCCATCTTGGAATTACGACTGGACATGACACATGTTCCATTAATGTCATTCGTGACAATCATATCAAATGTGTGTTACTAGTGAAAAGGTACAGACTCCGTGAGTTCGTCGATGAGCCTCTGCTTCTCATTAATCTCATCACGCAGACGTGCCAGCTGCTTGTGATGGAGGCCGCGATGAGACTCGCCCTGCTGGCGGCTAATCTTCTGCATTGTttcaaattgaattgaaagGAAACAGAGGACATTATTCATCCATTTGTTtgtaaaaaagtcaaataaatgtagACTTATGACTTCATTTTCCAAAAGctcttaaatgaacacttaagataaaaaacatgaacatACTGTATGGTGAAAGACATCAGCATTATGTTGTGATCAATTTAAGAGCAATGCTATGATATTATACAACAAAGAtagaaaagaattacaaaacAATTCCTAAAATAATCTAACagtaaattcaaaatttttaaatttaaatacaaTGTAAAGTTGACTTTTAATTTTCTTGTGGGGTGGCTGTCCACTCGAGTATAAAGCTAAACTTCATTGTCTGTGAAGAAGCTTATCAGAAGTCTGCAGAAGACTTTTGACAAAAGGCATTTTTGACAAGGGGTTCTAAAGTCGCAAAATTGGCAAGTGAGTACACACCCACTTTGTCGGAATAGTCTAGCTCCTCCCGCAGTTGCCATAGTAACAAAACCATACATATGGAATTTGGATGAGATTGATATACGCCCCCATTCATTCATGTGGTAATTCTTTTTGATGGAGAAATGTCAGAGACCTTTTTATTAAGACACCTGcgaattatttttagtttggaAAAAATGCTTAGTTTGTCTACTTTAATGTTAGAtatgaaaaacacaattttatacCTTCACATTTCCATCTTCACTCTCTCCTTTCTCTCCATCTTTCTCCTCCAGAAGGGAATTATCTTGTAGAAGAGGAGAAAATGGGAaagggttagatcaccaaacaTAAACAcccacacaaataaataatgtgagGTGAaagatgtgcaaaaaaaaaaaaaaacacactgagTGTGTGAGTGGCCTGAGCATTACCTTGGTCTTGCAGCTTGGCCAACTCTTCGCTCAGAGAGTCGTGACTTTCCTCCAGAAGTCTCTTCTTGTGCTCCACGCTCTGCATGTACTCGGTCAGGGAGCGGATTTTTGCCTCATGCTGCGATGAAATGTTAGCACTCTCACCAGTTACATGAGAATCACGGAAGAAACCTTCTTGATTCACTCCATCCAATTTCTTCACCTGAGAGATGAGGAGGTGGCAAGAGGAGAGCTCCCTCCCAGTCTCCTCCATCTTGCGGTGGCACTCCAGCTGCATGTTCTCCAGTTGCCGACAACGCTTCACCATGCTCTTCACCTCCGACTTGATCTTGCTGATGTACAGACGAGCTACCGTAAACTCCTCCTCGATGGCGCCGCTGATCTCCACCGGCTGAACGAAGGAGCAAACATGGCTTTCAGGTGCCGTTCATGCATCAGAATTTGTTCGTTTGATGAAAAACATCTCATACCCATCTATTCGTCCATCTATCCATACTCCAACTCACCAGCTTGATTTCACCATTGCCCACAATGGAGCTGAACTCACTCAGGTCCCTCATCAGTCCATTAAGGACGTCGGCGATACGCTTCCTCTGCTGACCGCTCACTTCCTGCATGCGAGACAGCTCCGCCTCCAGCTCCATCAGACTCGACTGGTTCAGACAAGGGGGCAGAATGTAATTCCAACTGAAATGGTCATCTAATGGCATACATGTGTGTCTTCCTACAAATTGGAATAAAAGTGGAAACTGGAGCATATTTCTGTCACACTCTTCTTCTTGAACGTACCATTTTCTGGGCCAGCTGATCAGCCAGCAGCTGGTTTTGCAGACCtttctcctccacctcctggCTCTTTTGGTCATAGTTGATAGCCAGCTCCTCCAGAGCCTGCAGCACCTCCTTCACCTCGGCCTTGGCGCAGTCGCTTTCCACTTGCAGCCTGCCGAGCTCCGCCTGCACCTTGTCGCCGTCGCCACGCGAAGACGCCAAGAGCTGCCGGTCAAGATGACACACGTGAGAAAGACAACTTGATGTGTGAGTCTGCTTGTGCGAGTTGGTGTGTACCTCGTCCTGATCCAACATTTGCTGCTTCAGTTTCTCCACCAGCTGACACTGCAGGTTGATCTCATCATCCTGTAACGCACATCGCGTCTCCATGACAACAACCATGTCCATCCATCGAGTTTCTGAAACATTTGATCCTGTCTCTGATTGTGATGATAAGCTTACCTTGTCGTCCAATTGCTTGTACAGTTTGCGGATCTCCTCTTCGTATTTCTGGCGCTCCTCCTCGGAAATTCGGACCACAATGGAAGAGGTGTCATTATCCAGGATGGGACGCTCTTCCACCGACTCATAACGGGTCACAATCTCCGGTTGGGTCCTCTCCGTCTCGGGTACATCCTCTCCTGGAGGAAGTGACAGTGACACTGAGagttgcattattttttttcaaagcatgTTCATTTGGTTGTCGGCTTCTGTTTCGCTCACCATTCCTCCAGCGGTTGAGCTCAGCCTCCAGCTTTTGGATGCTGTCCTTCAAAGTCTTGttcttctccttctctttCTCGTACTTCTTCTTCCACTGCTCAGCTGTCAGTTCCAAGTTGATGGAGGCCGTGTTTCGAATAGTCTTAGCACTGTTTTGTATCGTATGTAACACACAGAGGAGTGATGAGATGGCATTGTAATGAGaatagaaatgaaatgaaatgtccaaaatgtcGAGTTAAGATGAGGAATTAAGATTCATGGACAGCAAAGGACTGAAGTCCAAACCATGATTGATAATGTTTGTCCAATTTTTTCAGCAACAGTTTTCTGGTGAAAGGTACTAATAAACAATCACCGTTGTCCAAACATCAGTGTGGACTTAGTCTCGGCGTCGTTATAGCTGGAGGGTGAGCAGCAAATGAACATGGTGGTGCGACAATTCCCGCCAAGAGAGTCCTGCAGGATCCGCGTCATTTTGCTGTCACGGTATGGCACGTGGCTTTTCTGGGAGAAGAGGAAACAGACATGTCGCCTTTGGAGGCAAGGAGGGAGCTTAAATAGGAAGAGTCACGCGAGTGAAGGCTCACCGTGCCCTCGGCCAAGGCCGAGATGACATTTCCCAGAGCTGACAGAgacttgttgatgtttttggcCTCATCCAGTACTGCTCCTGCAGCCCCCGTCTTACTGACC includes:
- the kif5aa gene encoding kinesin family member 5Aa; translated protein: MADVPAECNIKVLCRFRPLNQSEIVRGDLFLPKFQGDDTVLVGGRSYAFDRVFPTNTTQEQVYNTCAKQIVKDVLGGYNGTIFAYGQTSSGKTHTMEGKLHDPHQMGIIPRIAEDIFNHIFAMDENLEFHIKVSYFEIYMDKIRDLLDVTKTNLSVHEDKNRVPYVKGCTERFVSSPDEVMDLIDEGKSNRHVAVTNMNEHSSRSHSIFLINIKQEHVETEQKLCGKLYLVDLAGSEKVSKTGAAGAVLDEAKNINKSLSALGNVISALAEGTKSHVPYRDSKMTRILQDSLGGNCRTTMFICCSPSSYNDAETKSTLMFGQRAKTIRNTASINLELTAEQWKKKYEKEKEKNKTLKDSIQKLEAELNRWRNGEDVPETERTQPEIVTRYESVEERPILDNDTSSIVVRISEEERQKYEEEIRKLYKQLDDKDDEINLQCQLVEKLKQQMLDQDELLASSRGDGDKVQAELGRLQVESDCAKAEVKEVLQALEELAINYDQKSQEVEEKGLQNQLLADQLAQKMSSLMELEAELSRMQEVSGQQRKRIADVLNGLMRDLSEFSSIVGNGEIKLPVEISGAIEEEFTVARLYISKIKSEVKSMVKRCRQLENMQLECHRKMEETGRELSSCHLLISQHEAKIRSLTEYMQSVEHKKRLLEESHDSLSEELAKLQDQDNSLLEEKDGEKGESEDGNVKKISRQQGESHRGLHHKQLARLRDEINEKQRLIDELTDRNSKMELELAQVRSDFERLKSQDTSKSERLEELSFLHERHEQTKQDLKGLEETVARELQTLHNLRKLFVQDLTSRVKKSSEMEPDDSGGSCTQKQKISFLENNLDQLTKVHKQLVRDNADLRCELPKLEKRLRSTAERVKALETALRDAKEGAMMDRRRYQQEVDRIKDAMRAKNAMRRPHAAQIAKPVRPKQMPVCSPSNPFYSYIRATEHANTFSNAVFQSNMTPSNSASINCNPNSVETNTVSTALGYRAGRYNGDILESFPLNIENGNGISDTRDINDNRSDAHCGSEVDDSNRHFVVHQETAAS